DNA sequence from the Prosthecobacter sp. SYSU 5D2 genome:
GGCATTCAGTCCCAGCAGCCGGGCCAGCTCGCTCAGCGCGGTGCCTTTGCTGTAGCCGCTGTGGGCAAAGCGCAGGTAGATGCCGTTGCGGTTGTAGCCGATGTCCGGGAATTTTTTCACATGGGTGTCAATGAAGGAGCAGATGACGTCCATCTCCTCATCCGTGCTTCCGACGATGCCCAGCTCCCCGTATTCGCCCATGAGAAACTGCGCCTGCGTCTGCGTCTCCACCATTTCACGGATGGTGTTCAAAGAGGGCTGATGGTCTTTGACGAAGCGCGTGTGGGCTTTGCGGGCCTGTTTGTTCCAGGGGCCAAAGTCCGTCCATTTGCTGAACAGGCCTGGTTTGTGAATGTCACACTCCATGGCGATGATGTAGTCCGGCTCCATGAAGATGCCGTACTGGGCCAGCCCTTGCAGGGTCTGCGGCAGGCTACGGCCGGTATTGATGACCCAGGCGGCCCCCTGGTTGCGCAGGTGCTGGATCATCTGCCCCAGCCGGGGATGGAAAACCGGATCGCTCTCAGGATGCACCAGGGTGCCATCGAAGTCGAAGGAGAGGATGAACGTGGGCTTGCGGGCAGGCATGGGGGGCGGAGAAGAAAGGACTTCACCCTGGCAGGGGGAGAGTCAAGCCACGCTTCAGGCGGTCACAAAGGCGGAATACCAAAATTGTAGCAGGGTCATCGCCAGCAGCAGCCACAGCACGGTCTGGTAACCGCGCTCCAGCAGCCGGCTGGCACCCCGCCTTTGCGCGCGCCGGAGAACACTCTCACAGCCCCACAGCAGGCTCAGCGTCAGCGGGCCCGTCAGGGCATGCAGGTAATTGGCAGGCAGCACCGCAATGTCCCAGGCGGCGATGACTCCATAGGCCAGTGTGGCCAGGATCAAAAACAGCACTGTCGGCACGGTCTCCGGGTGCAGGCGCTCCCAGGCATGGCAGGCCTTCGGCGTGGCAAAGCGGCAGGTCAGGGTAAACGCGGCCATCAATACGAGCAGGATAGAGACCACCTCCCCCCCCCGCCCATGCAGCCTGCTTGTGAGTGTGGCCATTCCGGCGAGCAGCCGTTGCCGGATCTCCTGCGGGGTGTGGCTGTGAAAATAATTTTGGGCCGTGAGCCTTTCCAGCGCCGGAACGCTTTCCAGGCTGGCTTTGTCCGGGTGGGCTTCGATCCAGGCCAGTGCTTCTTCACGGGCATCCAGCCAGCGGATTTGGTCACTGTAGTGGAAGGCAGGATCTCCAAACTGGAGATGCGCCTGCGAAAGCCGTGGTCCTGCGATGAATCCTGCGCCTGTCACAAGCAGCAGCAGGCCAAAAACATGGTTACGCCGCACCCATAGCGTGGTGCCCTCATGCGGGCACCAATGGGCGACCACCCAGCCCCAGACCGCCCGCAGCGTGCTGACGATGACAAACACTGCCACCAACGGCAGGATGCGCGGCACGGAGAGGTAGGCCAGTGCGCCAAAGATGCCGATAAGGCCATAAACCCACAGGGAATTCCGCTGCAGCGCATACAGGCAGGACAGCCAGGTCAGCAGGAAAAACAGATGAAACAATGTGCCACCCGAATATACCGCCACTGTGCCCAGCAGCCCGTGAAAGCCCGTCACCGCCACCACCAGCAGGGCGGATGGCAGGCGGAAATGACGTCCGCAGACCAGGCCCATCATGACCAGGCAGCCCAGAGTCAGCCCGACGCGGAACCAGGCCAGCTTGAAAAAGGAGCCGGGAAGATCATTTTCATCCAGCATCCATGCCGCCACCCAGGGCCATAAAGGCTGCACCAGGCCATCGGTACGATGCGGCGCCAGTTTTTTTAGCGGCTCAGAAAAACTGCGGGTGAACTCGGGCCTCAGGTCCTTCTGCGTGGCCAGTGTCAGATCCACATGGCGATTTTCCACCAGGCTCAGCTCCCTGTCCGCCGACAGCCTGATGTGCTGGTCAGCCAGATAAACATACCCCCAGGCCATGGCCCCCATGAGCAGGACAAAAAGAATCCGCCTTAGCCAGGGATGTGGGGAAGGTGCGGCGGCCATGCAGTAAGTGTCCTTTATGACACGCAGCGGCGGCGGGATGCAAAAAGAAATCGTTCGTTGCGTGACTGACTGCTTCGGAAGCCGCTAGGCGACCGGCCCTGCCGGACTCAGCGCAGCTTTGCAGAGAGTTTTTCGATGTACTCCTCCGGCGTGTCTCCGCCGTAACCGCCAAAGGTGGCGATCTCCCGCCCGTCTTTGACCAGCTTTACCGTGGGATATCCGCCAAAGGGAAAATCCGTTTTCAATTTTGCATTCTGCTCTTTCAGGGACTTGGACTGGGCTGCGCGCGGGAAATCGGCCTTCATCAGCACCACATTTTCATTGGCAAATTTTTGGAAGGCTCTGTCTTCAAAAACATTGTCCTTAAGCCTCACGCAATAGCCACACCAGTCGGACCCTGTCATCAGCAGAAGGATGGGCAACCCTGTCTGCTCAGATTCCTGTTTGGCCTTTTCCCAGTCTTCCGTCCACTTCGCACGACGGCTGGCCAGCCGGGCTTTTTTCTCGGCTTCCTGTTTCTCCTGATGCGCGGTGGCGACGAATTCGCGATCGGTCTCGGACAGCTTGTTGAGTTCCAAAGTAAAAATCTGTCCGCTGGCCAGGCGCACCTTGGTCCCGGTGACTTCACCTGCCGCATCCACGACGGCTTCCACAAAAGTGGCGCTGACAGTCTTGCCCTCCGTATTTGTCCAATCACGCGGGGCGGCTGAGAGGGATGCAGTCCAGACTGCACCGGCCAGAAGCAGGAAAAAGAATCTCATAACTTGGTGTGTTTAAAGTTGTACGCTTAAGAATACCGTCCAGCCAGCAACCGTCAACACCCGGATTACCATGCGCGT
Encoded proteins:
- a CDS encoding HAD-IIB family hydrolase, with translation MPARKPTFILSFDFDGTLVHPESDPVFHPRLGQMIQHLRNQGAAWVINTGRSLPQTLQGLAQYGIFMEPDYIIAMECDIHKPGLFSKWTDFGPWNKQARKAHTRFVKDHQPSLNTIREMVETQTQAQFLMGEYGELGIVGSTDEEMDVICSFIDTHVKKFPDIGYNRNGIYLRFAHSGYSKGTALSELARLLGLNASHCFAAGDNLNDLSMLNPRHARMIATPGNGLPAVKTHVQNHGGFIASRTASEGMIEALSHFFGGAQA
- a CDS encoding thioredoxin family protein gives rise to the protein MRFFFLLLAGAVWTASLSAAPRDWTNTEGKTVSATFVEAVVDAAGEVTGTKVRLASGQIFTLELNKLSETDREFVATAHQEKQEAEKKARLASRRAKWTEDWEKAKQESEQTGLPILLLMTGSDWCGYCVRLKDNVFEDRAFQKFANENVVLMKADFPRAAQSKSLKEQNAKLKTDFPFGGYPTVKLVKDGREIATFGGYGGDTPEEYIEKLSAKLR